From the Kitasatospora viridis genome, one window contains:
- a CDS encoding SDR family NAD(P)-dependent oxidoreductase: MPAPRNALVTGCSSGIGRATAIRLRNAGLRVWATARRPETLVELAAQGIDVLQLDVTDADSAKAAVESVAAAAGGVDVLVNNAGFGLAGTIEETSLDRVREQFETNVFGAVRLTQLVLPGMRERGGGSVVNVSSIFGRYAAPGGGFYHASKHALEGLSDALRLEVAGFGIRVSLVEPGPVRTSWADTFVSHLDSTGQGDPAYRRFHQRTADYYAAVYDRSRRTLAGTFAVEADDVAKAIERAALSRRPRARYPVGFLAASTLALRRLTPDSVFDNAYLRRQFPVP; the protein is encoded by the coding sequence TTGCCGGCGCCGCGCAATGCACTTGTCACAGGATGTTCGTCCGGAATCGGACGCGCCACCGCGATCCGGCTGCGGAACGCCGGCCTGCGGGTCTGGGCCACCGCCCGGCGCCCCGAGACGCTGGTCGAACTGGCCGCCCAGGGAATCGACGTGCTGCAACTGGACGTCACCGACGCCGACTCGGCGAAGGCCGCGGTGGAGAGCGTCGCGGCCGCCGCCGGCGGGGTCGACGTCCTGGTCAACAACGCGGGCTTCGGGCTGGCCGGCACCATCGAGGAGACCTCGCTGGACCGGGTCCGCGAGCAGTTCGAGACCAACGTCTTCGGCGCGGTCCGGCTGACCCAGCTGGTGCTCCCCGGGATGCGCGAGCGCGGCGGCGGCTCGGTGGTCAACGTCTCGTCGATATTCGGCCGTTACGCCGCGCCCGGGGGCGGCTTCTACCACGCCAGCAAGCACGCCCTGGAGGGGCTGAGCGACGCGCTGCGCCTGGAGGTCGCCGGGTTCGGCATCCGGGTCTCGCTGGTCGAGCCCGGACCGGTGCGCACCTCCTGGGCCGACACCTTCGTCTCGCACCTGGACTCCACCGGCCAGGGCGACCCCGCCTACCGCCGCTTCCACCAGCGGACCGCCGACTACTACGCCGCGGTGTACGACCGCAGTCGGCGCACCCTGGCCGGCACCTTCGCCGTCGAGGCGGACGACGTCGCCAAGGCGATCGAGCGGGCCGCGCTGTCCCGGCGCCCCCGGGCCCGCTACCCGGTCGGCTTCCTGGCGGCCAGCACCCTCGCGCTGCGCCGGCTGACGCCGGACTCCGTCTTCGACAACGCCTACCTCCGCCGCCAGTTCCCGGTGCCCTGA
- a CDS encoding ester cyclase, translating into MTDVNPNRRTLERYYEECLNKGNLDVIYEGATDAHISHGTAENGKEGVEHLKEWVRIQRASFPDLHVTVDDWIIEGEKVVSRFTARGTHTGVEYYGIPATGRTFAIPGIVIDEFSEGVIVESWFSMDGFELAKQLGAFG; encoded by the coding sequence ATGACCGATGTGAACCCGAACCGGCGCACGCTGGAGCGCTACTACGAGGAGTGCCTGAACAAGGGCAACCTGGACGTGATCTACGAGGGCGCCACCGACGCCCACATCAGCCACGGCACCGCCGAGAACGGCAAGGAGGGTGTCGAGCACCTGAAGGAGTGGGTGCGGATCCAGCGCGCGTCCTTCCCGGACCTGCACGTCACCGTGGACGACTGGATCATCGAGGGCGAGAAGGTGGTCAGCCGCTTCACCGCTCGCGGCACCCACACCGGTGTGGAGTACTACGGGATCCCGGCCACCGGCCGGACCTTCGCCATCCCGGGCATCGTCATCGACGAGTTCTCCGAGGGCGTCATCGTGGAGAGCTGGTTCTCCATGGACGGGTTCGAGCTGGCCAAGCAGCTCGGCGCGTTCGGCTGA
- a CDS encoding KR domain-containing protein has product MTGSVLTDAPAEQAATGADTAPVRRMVWRLTPAESPASRRSLRDRRVAVIGGDPGTAALVGAALERRGARLVEAEQHVPDIVVDLALADRLTPTAGRDWRAALLRTFTVLRHCYQSWSTETSADRLTYLAVSYLGGGMGYHPDDDIAQPLGGLWAGLAKSLHRELPNCATRILDIAPDAVADLPELVAEELCLPGLSEIGRRDGQRWVLTPESVPAAAPAVRWGGGDTLLISGGGRGIGMALARELAREFGLRVVVTGRAELPPEEGWSELTAEALQRRRAELWAEHRQGRPVADIRREITRTEATWELVGNLLSARAEGLRLDYRACDFTDPAAVRELVRQLPDLTGVIHNAGVDTPSRLPNKSDDEIAVVVSTKVDSFLHLLDAVRELPLKVFCTVGSLTGRLGGMVGQLDYAAANEGLARLGLWAQRQVGFPVMTLAWPTWDRLGLVANFSASLRYMAAMDIGDGLRHWRSELLAGSTGEVSFVGPLGRALDPVQAVSYPVVPQLPGFEETFPKIFHLGTVLEYQPHARLAGVVELDTDRAAAIGDFRLRGEPALPVSLLLESAVRGAEWVTPAHLPELVLLSIDDLSVPLALLQCERGRVRLHREVRGWEQDGQWVAEVLFRREEGGPQARMRLTYREAGAPAAPAGRAPLPGRAAADEAARATVWSAAPLLSWRGLVVPLSRWAAEGTDRITAEVRRCLPGDLWTVPEPPSSAVPVAALENILHAAVGQGVGWAGSSDQLSVTRIRLHGPEGDRVLIAGDPALGVWRVTDAGSGEAVAVVTGLVGWRG; this is encoded by the coding sequence GTGACCGGATCCGTGCTCACCGACGCGCCGGCCGAGCAGGCCGCCACCGGGGCGGACACCGCCCCGGTGCGCCGGATGGTCTGGCGGCTGACCCCCGCCGAGTCGCCGGCGTCCCGCCGGTCGCTGCGCGACCGCCGGGTCGCCGTGATCGGCGGCGACCCGGGGACGGCGGCACTGGTCGGCGCCGCGCTGGAGCGGCGCGGCGCCCGGCTGGTCGAGGCGGAGCAGCACGTCCCGGACATCGTGGTGGACCTCGCCCTGGCGGACCGGCTCACCCCGACCGCCGGCCGCGACTGGCGGGCTGCCCTGCTGCGCACCTTCACCGTGCTGCGCCACTGCTACCAGTCGTGGAGCACGGAGACCTCGGCCGACCGGCTGACCTACCTGGCCGTCAGCTACCTGGGCGGCGGCATGGGTTACCACCCGGACGACGACATCGCGCAGCCGCTCGGCGGTCTGTGGGCCGGGCTGGCCAAGAGCCTGCACCGGGAGCTGCCGAACTGCGCGACCCGGATCCTCGACATCGCGCCGGACGCCGTGGCGGACCTGCCCGAGCTGGTCGCCGAGGAGCTGTGCCTCCCCGGGCTCAGCGAGATCGGCCGGCGCGACGGGCAGCGCTGGGTGCTCACCCCGGAGTCCGTGCCGGCGGCCGCGCCGGCGGTGCGCTGGGGCGGCGGGGACACCCTGCTGATCAGCGGCGGCGGGCGGGGCATCGGAATGGCCCTGGCCCGCGAGCTGGCCCGGGAGTTCGGGCTGCGGGTGGTGGTCACCGGCCGGGCCGAGCTGCCGCCCGAGGAGGGCTGGTCGGAGCTGACCGCCGAGGCGCTCCAGCGCCGCCGGGCCGAACTCTGGGCCGAGCACCGCCAGGGGCGTCCGGTGGCCGACATCCGACGGGAGATCACCCGCACCGAGGCCACCTGGGAGCTGGTCGGCAACCTGCTCTCGGCCCGGGCCGAGGGCCTGCGGCTGGACTACCGCGCGTGCGACTTCACCGACCCCGCGGCGGTGCGCGAACTGGTGCGGCAGCTGCCGGACCTGACCGGCGTGATCCACAACGCCGGGGTGGACACGCCCAGCCGGCTGCCGAACAAGTCGGACGACGAGATCGCCGTCGTGGTCTCCACCAAGGTCGACTCGTTCCTCCACCTGCTGGACGCGGTGCGCGAGTTGCCGCTGAAGGTGTTCTGCACGGTCGGCTCGCTGACCGGGCGGCTCGGCGGGATGGTCGGGCAGCTCGACTACGCCGCGGCGAACGAGGGGCTGGCCCGGCTCGGCCTGTGGGCGCAGCGCCAGGTCGGCTTCCCGGTGATGACGCTGGCCTGGCCGACCTGGGACCGGCTCGGCCTGGTCGCCAACTTCAGTGCCAGCCTGCGCTACATGGCGGCCATGGACATCGGCGACGGGCTGCGGCACTGGCGCTCGGAGCTGCTGGCCGGCTCCACCGGCGAGGTCAGCTTCGTCGGTCCGCTGGGCCGGGCGCTCGACCCGGTGCAGGCGGTCAGCTACCCGGTGGTCCCCCAACTGCCGGGCTTCGAGGAGACGTTCCCGAAGATCTTCCACCTGGGCACGGTGCTGGAGTACCAGCCGCACGCGCGGCTGGCCGGTGTCGTCGAGCTCGACACGGACCGGGCCGCGGCGATCGGCGACTTCCGGTTGCGCGGCGAACCCGCGCTGCCGGTGAGCCTGTTGCTGGAGAGCGCGGTGCGGGGCGCGGAGTGGGTGACCCCGGCGCACCTGCCGGAGCTGGTGCTGCTCTCGATCGACGACCTGTCGGTGCCGCTCGCCCTGCTGCAGTGCGAGCGGGGCCGGGTCCGGCTGCACCGGGAGGTGCGCGGCTGGGAGCAGGACGGGCAGTGGGTGGCGGAGGTGCTCTTCCGCCGCGAGGAGGGCGGTCCGCAGGCCCGGATGCGGCTGACCTACCGGGAGGCGGGCGCGCCGGCGGCACCGGCCGGGCGCGCCCCGCTGCCCGGTCGGGCCGCCGCCGACGAGGCGGCCCGGGCCACGGTGTGGAGCGCCGCACCGCTGCTGTCCTGGCGCGGTCTGGTGGTCCCGCTGTCCCGCTGGGCGGCCGAGGGCACCGACCGGATCACCGCCGAGGTCCGGCGCTGCCTGCCCGGGGACCTGTGGACCGTGCCCGAACCGCCGTCGTCCGCCGTGCCGGTGGCCGCGCTGGAGAACATCCTGCACGCGGCGGTGGGCCAGGGCGTCGGCTGGGCGGGCTCCTCCGACCAGCTGTCGGTGACCCGGATCCGGCTGCACGGGCCGGAGGGCGACCGGGTGCTGATCGCGGGCGACCCCGCGCTCGGCGTCTGGCGGGTGACCGACGCCGGCTCGGGCGAGGCCGTGGCCGTGGTCACGGGCCTGGTGGGGTGGCGCGGGTGA
- a CDS encoding SDR family oxidoreductase, with the protein MTTDLTGKVALVTGGARNVGKAIASTLAERGAHVLINYFHSHEQAKRTRDELRERGAEVDIFRASVAQPAQVTRMFAEIEQQIGRLDILVNNAANGALLPVHDTTDADLDRALETNLKGGLRCAQAAAPLMARSGGGSIVTVSALGASQMVMANYLACAPAKAAAEAAARYLAVEFAPLNIRVNIASAAMLASEVADKFPDAAAMQQAVIAGTPLGRLGTAEEFAKLVAFLASDESSWITGQVVLADGGLTLGATLLAPARPHGPTLTPPASASASATGAEAEVEAGTEVEAKAEAEPPAALKAVPDLAPTTEAADDALSLEDDDDQIAVVGMGLAVSGANSPAELWQLRTTGAELFIEVPEDRWERAAFSSPDQADEDKSYQDTCVFITDFQPDPAALEGLSEDPDETELTTLWLRHSLVQALDGVHRRPGDRHSLHVGYTADGSQHLEEAGVLAAANHLTAEITTELEITGAERERLLSGVDRALSSRYHRGQSAGPRFLPHQVGQEAMAGVLPSDTPVQMVDTACSSSLYAIDIGVKGLLAGQYDLAVCGGAFALAPRGTVLFSKLKGLSKRGSVHSLDADADGVIFADGAGVVVLKRLSRAKADGDRILGVLRAFGSSSDGKGKAIYAPSSAGQDLAVRRALTAGGLTGTDVDWVNAHATGTPAGDLAEFTTLRQHYGVDRSTVVTSNKSLIGHTGWAAGVVSLIESILAMEEQTIPGQYRYRSAPEVFEMDTTKLEISSESRPWEARTGHRRTAAISGFGFGGTNAHLIVSEPEDQNEHEYEHEGKDEAKGKDEDRPAARVPAAPADRIAVVGWSAKLPGTTGREDVLAWLEGDRTIPAGFGDSYPAPSFQEVRMPPPTVRTIDRCQLMIISCAHELRGQLSEFWDAKAERTGVVIGHMGPTRAAMLYANRCYLDDIERGLRSDSALAAEPRLTAVVDRLRERVRSMTPPSNEDSFPGMMPNVISARVANYFDLHGPNITVDAGLGSALSAFSTATHYLRSGELDFVLAGGINGNSLPEYRPLLREVFGDQQVDPAEGAFLFGLTTERIAREAGLEVLAFVDELTPEARPADAATEVDCGAGSEDGRYLGAAGGLAVLRALREARGTTVVRCHENSGAAATGLVVSSPEQPAPADQADQADQADTTDQRAGDDLVQRYTTQLRPEPLAPTAAPLTDPLPAGAVVLTDNPRLVLDLAAPGAALTVLSTVAPAEPRAGWHHLPEVTPEAVRTALATLRGPVRDLRVVADLTASVPAGQALTGEIDQLRDLHDLTFLTVQQRYEELGDAAASVVLLLLGAMPGAVPHPLAGLFTGLAKCVHLELAEATCYALLTATSDPALAGPVAAREHGAVRGFPIVYHDGRQRLVPGLARTPARRPATEPGSEPLGPDSVVVALGGARGITAELLVALAERHGSRIVVLGSNSLDSYPQETFEGSDEEFAATRSAFISARVRAGGTTVAESSRRFDRMVDARTARRNLDRIARHSGRDRVGYLTCDARDGESVRTAVDAVFAEHGRIDLVINAPGLNRSAMIRDKDFAEFRRIRDLKLDAHRNLHRAMAGRTPARWCDFGSLLGFFGQRGEADYASGNDYLATAAGYAAATGVPEFVIGWTLWDEVGMGSNELTRAYFKRANTYSHMPVVEGVRHFLAELAEPRVRGGVVHLGDAERATVEQFYPGFLAEERAVTGSRPGRFYLRRELPAAGPDAGPDAGPDAVDGAEVSFECPFDLDTDGYLEHHLVRGVPTLPGTFVTELAAEAALHLVPGGDVVALEDVRFLHFLQVHREIPQGPKRITARIVEQVGDLTTVEVLVSYDVVSPSGVQLVSGRPHFTARVLVTKGFPAAPLWQPWDDSEDFPVPDPYHAEGAPVRLTGPFVATTATRSGPRGSRAVYRAALEGGDGPWSSFLLPPVLLDAMARTGVLAPVNGLIPVAAPLSIRRVDLYQQANDLELTAEHGSLDIYVVNPGFGEHSSEGNRFVAVAPGGRVVAQMKDLTATVIGYLDPATGLLRGPAELQEVSS; encoded by the coding sequence GTGACCACTGATCTCACGGGCAAGGTGGCGCTGGTCACCGGCGGCGCCCGCAACGTCGGCAAGGCGATCGCCAGCACGCTGGCCGAGCGCGGCGCCCACGTACTGATCAACTACTTCCACTCGCACGAGCAGGCCAAGCGGACCCGGGACGAACTGCGCGAGCGCGGCGCCGAGGTGGACATCTTCCGCGCCTCGGTCGCCCAACCGGCCCAGGTGACACGGATGTTCGCGGAGATCGAGCAGCAGATCGGCCGGCTGGACATCCTCGTCAACAACGCGGCCAACGGTGCGCTGCTGCCCGTCCACGACACCACCGACGCCGACCTGGACCGGGCGCTGGAGACCAATCTCAAGGGCGGCCTGCGCTGCGCCCAGGCGGCGGCCCCGCTGATGGCCCGCTCCGGCGGCGGCTCGATCGTCACGGTCTCCGCGCTCGGCGCCTCCCAGATGGTCATGGCCAACTACCTCGCCTGCGCACCGGCCAAGGCGGCGGCCGAGGCCGCCGCCCGGTACCTGGCCGTGGAGTTCGCGCCGCTGAACATCCGGGTGAACATCGCCTCCGCGGCGATGCTGGCCAGCGAGGTGGCCGACAAGTTCCCCGACGCCGCCGCGATGCAGCAGGCGGTGATCGCCGGCACACCGCTCGGCCGGCTCGGCACGGCGGAGGAGTTCGCCAAGCTGGTGGCGTTCCTGGCCTCCGACGAGTCCAGCTGGATCACCGGTCAAGTGGTGCTCGCGGACGGCGGGTTGACCCTCGGGGCGACCCTGCTGGCCCCGGCCCGGCCGCACGGCCCGACGCTGACTCCGCCCGCATCCGCATCCGCATCCGCGACTGGAGCCGAGGCCGAGGTTGAGGCCGGGACTGAGGTTGAGGCCAAGGCCGAGGCCGAGCCGCCCGCCGCACTGAAGGCCGTGCCGGACCTCGCCCCCACCACCGAGGCGGCGGACGACGCGCTCTCCCTGGAGGACGACGACGACCAGATCGCCGTGGTCGGCATGGGCCTGGCCGTCAGCGGCGCCAACAGCCCGGCGGAACTCTGGCAGTTGCGCACCACCGGTGCCGAACTCTTCATCGAGGTGCCGGAGGACCGCTGGGAGCGGGCCGCCTTCTCCTCGCCCGACCAGGCCGACGAGGACAAGTCCTACCAGGACACCTGCGTCTTCATCACCGACTTCCAGCCGGACCCGGCCGCCCTGGAGGGCCTGAGCGAGGACCCGGACGAGACCGAGCTGACCACGCTCTGGCTGCGGCACTCGCTCGTCCAGGCGCTGGACGGCGTGCACCGCCGCCCGGGCGACCGCCACTCCCTGCACGTCGGCTACACCGCCGACGGCAGCCAACACCTCGAAGAGGCAGGCGTGTTGGCCGCCGCCAACCACCTGACCGCGGAGATCACCACCGAGCTGGAGATCACCGGCGCGGAGCGCGAGCGACTGCTCTCGGGCGTGGACCGCGCGCTCTCCTCCCGCTACCACCGCGGCCAGTCGGCGGGCCCGCGCTTCCTGCCGCACCAGGTGGGCCAGGAGGCGATGGCCGGCGTGCTGCCGTCCGACACGCCCGTGCAGATGGTCGACACCGCCTGCTCGTCCTCGCTGTACGCCATCGACATCGGCGTCAAGGGCCTGCTCGCCGGCCAGTACGACCTCGCGGTCTGCGGCGGGGCGTTCGCCCTGGCGCCGCGCGGGACGGTGCTCTTCTCCAAGCTCAAGGGCCTGTCCAAGCGCGGCTCGGTGCACTCGCTGGACGCCGACGCGGACGGCGTGATCTTCGCCGACGGAGCCGGCGTGGTGGTGCTCAAGCGGCTCAGCCGGGCCAAGGCCGACGGCGACCGGATCCTCGGCGTGCTGCGGGCGTTCGGCTCGTCCTCGGACGGCAAGGGCAAGGCCATCTACGCCCCCAGCTCGGCCGGCCAGGACCTCGCGGTGCGCCGCGCGCTGACGGCCGGCGGACTCACCGGCACCGACGTGGACTGGGTGAACGCCCACGCCACCGGCACCCCGGCCGGCGACCTCGCCGAGTTCACCACCCTGCGCCAGCACTACGGCGTGGACCGCAGCACCGTGGTGACCTCCAACAAGTCACTGATCGGGCACACCGGTTGGGCGGCCGGCGTGGTGTCGCTGATCGAGTCGATCCTGGCCATGGAGGAGCAGACGATCCCGGGCCAGTACCGGTACCGCTCGGCCCCCGAGGTGTTCGAGATGGACACCACCAAGCTGGAGATCTCCAGCGAGTCCCGCCCCTGGGAGGCGCGGACCGGCCACCGCAGGACGGCCGCGATCTCCGGCTTCGGCTTCGGCGGCACCAACGCCCACCTGATCGTCTCGGAGCCCGAGGACCAGAACGAGCACGAGTACGAGCACGAGGGCAAGGACGAGGCCAAGGGCAAGGACGAGGACCGCCCCGCCGCCCGCGTGCCGGCCGCACCCGCGGACCGGATCGCCGTGGTCGGCTGGTCCGCCAAGCTGCCCGGCACGACGGGCCGCGAGGACGTGCTGGCCTGGCTGGAGGGAGACCGCACCATCCCGGCGGGCTTCGGCGACAGCTACCCGGCGCCCTCCTTCCAGGAGGTGCGGATGCCTCCGCCCACCGTGCGCACCATCGACCGCTGCCAGCTGATGATCATCTCCTGTGCGCACGAACTGCGCGGCCAGCTCTCCGAGTTCTGGGACGCCAAGGCGGAGCGCACCGGCGTGGTGATCGGCCACATGGGACCGACCAGGGCAGCCATGCTGTACGCCAACCGCTGCTACCTCGACGACATCGAGCGCGGTCTGCGGTCCGACTCCGCACTCGCCGCCGAGCCCCGGCTGACCGCCGTGGTGGACCGGCTGCGCGAGCGGGTGCGGTCGATGACCCCGCCCTCCAACGAGGACTCCTTCCCCGGGATGATGCCCAACGTCATCTCGGCCCGGGTGGCCAACTACTTCGACCTGCACGGCCCGAACATCACGGTCGACGCCGGTCTGGGCTCGGCGCTCTCCGCGTTCTCCACGGCCACCCACTACCTGCGCAGCGGCGAGCTCGACTTCGTGCTGGCCGGCGGGATCAACGGCAACAGCCTGCCCGAGTACCGTCCGCTGCTCCGCGAGGTCTTCGGCGACCAGCAGGTCGATCCGGCCGAGGGCGCGTTCCTGTTCGGGCTGACCACCGAGCGGATCGCCCGGGAGGCGGGCCTGGAGGTGCTGGCCTTCGTCGACGAGCTCACGCCCGAGGCGCGGCCGGCCGACGCCGCCACCGAGGTCGACTGCGGAGCCGGGAGCGAGGACGGACGCTACCTCGGTGCGGCCGGCGGTCTCGCCGTGCTGCGGGCGCTGCGCGAAGCCCGGGGCACGACCGTCGTCCGCTGCCACGAGAACTCCGGCGCGGCGGCCACCGGACTGGTCGTCAGCTCGCCGGAGCAGCCGGCACCGGCGGACCAGGCGGACCAGGCGGACCAGGCCGACACCACCGACCAGCGAGCCGGCGACGACCTCGTCCAGCGCTACACCACGCAGCTGCGCCCCGAGCCGCTCGCCCCGACCGCGGCACCCCTCACGGACCCGCTGCCGGCCGGCGCGGTGGTGCTGACCGACAACCCCCGGCTGGTGCTCGACCTGGCCGCCCCCGGCGCCGCGCTGACGGTGCTGAGCACGGTCGCCCCGGCCGAGCCGCGAGCGGGCTGGCACCACCTCCCGGAGGTCACCCCCGAGGCGGTGCGCACGGCGCTGGCCACCCTCCGGGGGCCGGTGCGGGACCTGCGGGTGGTCGCCGACCTCACCGCCTCGGTGCCGGCCGGGCAGGCCCTCACGGGCGAGATCGACCAGCTGCGCGACCTGCACGACCTGACCTTCCTGACCGTGCAGCAGCGGTACGAGGAGCTCGGCGACGCCGCCGCCTCGGTCGTCCTGCTGCTGCTCGGCGCGATGCCGGGCGCGGTGCCGCACCCGCTGGCCGGCCTGTTCACCGGGCTCGCCAAGTGCGTGCACCTGGAGCTGGCCGAGGCCACCTGCTACGCCCTGCTCACGGCCACCTCGGACCCGGCGCTGGCCGGACCGGTGGCGGCCCGGGAGCACGGCGCGGTGCGCGGCTTCCCGATCGTCTACCACGACGGCCGGCAGCGGCTGGTCCCCGGGCTGGCGCGGACGCCCGCGCGGCGGCCGGCGACCGAGCCCGGGTCGGAGCCGCTCGGCCCGGACTCGGTGGTGGTCGCGCTCGGCGGCGCCCGCGGGATCACCGCCGAGCTGCTGGTGGCGCTCGCCGAGCGCCACGGCTCGCGGATCGTCGTGCTGGGCAGCAACTCGCTGGACAGCTACCCGCAGGAGACCTTCGAGGGCAGCGACGAGGAGTTCGCCGCCACCCGTTCCGCCTTCATCTCCGCCCGGGTGCGGGCGGGCGGCACGACGGTGGCGGAGAGCAGCCGGCGGTTCGACCGGATGGTCGACGCCCGCACGGCCCGCCGCAACCTGGACCGCATCGCCCGGCACAGCGGCCGGGACCGGGTCGGCTACCTCACCTGCGACGCCCGGGACGGCGAGTCGGTGCGGACCGCGGTGGACGCGGTGTTCGCCGAGCACGGCCGGATCGACCTGGTGATCAACGCCCCGGGCCTGAACCGCTCGGCGATGATCCGGGACAAGGACTTCGCGGAGTTCCGCCGGATCCGCGACCTCAAGCTGGACGCGCACCGCAACCTGCACCGGGCGATGGCCGGCCGGACACCCGCGCGGTGGTGCGACTTCGGTTCGCTGCTGGGCTTCTTCGGCCAGCGCGGCGAGGCGGACTACGCCTCGGGCAACGACTACCTGGCGACCGCCGCCGGCTACGCGGCCGCCACCGGCGTCCCGGAGTTCGTCATCGGCTGGACCCTGTGGGACGAGGTCGGCATGGGGTCGAACGAGTTGACCCGGGCCTACTTCAAGCGGGCCAACACCTACAGCCACATGCCGGTGGTGGAGGGCGTGCGGCACTTCCTCGCCGAGCTGGCCGAGCCGCGCGTGCGCGGCGGCGTGGTCCACCTCGGCGATGCGGAGCGGGCCACCGTCGAGCAGTTCTACCCCGGCTTCCTGGCCGAGGAGCGGGCGGTGACGGGCAGTCGGCCCGGACGCTTCTACCTGCGGCGCGAGCTGCCGGCCGCCGGGCCGGACGCCGGGCCGGACGCCGGGCCGGACGCGGTCGACGGCGCCGAGGTCTCCTTCGAGTGCCCCTTCGACCTGGACACCGACGGCTACCTCGAACACCACCTGGTCAGGGGCGTGCCCACGCTGCCCGGCACCTTCGTCACCGAGCTGGCCGCCGAGGCGGCGCTGCACCTGGTGCCCGGCGGTGACGTGGTCGCGCTGGAGGACGTCCGGTTCCTGCACTTCCTGCAGGTGCACCGGGAGATCCCGCAGGGTCCGAAGCGGATCACCGCCCGGATCGTCGAGCAGGTCGGCGACCTGACCACGGTCGAGGTGCTGGTCAGCTACGACGTGGTCTCGCCCTCCGGGGTGCAACTGGTCTCCGGGCGACCGCACTTCACGGCGCGGGTGCTGGTCACCAAGGGCTTCCCGGCGGCGCCGCTCTGGCAGCCGTGGGACGACTCCGAGGACTTCCCGGTGCCCGACCCGTACCACGCCGAGGGCGCGCCGGTGCGGCTCACCGGCCCGTTCGTGGCCACCACCGCGACGCGCAGCGGCCCGCGCGGCTCCCGTGCGGTGTACCGGGCCGCGCTGGAGGGCGGGGACGGACCGTGGTCCTCGTTCCTGCTCCCGCCGGTGCTGCTGGACGCGATGGCCCGCACCGGCGTGCTCGCCCCGGTGAACGGCCTGATCCCGGTGGCGGCACCGCTGTCGATCCGCCGGGTGGACCTCTACCAGCAGGCGAACGACCTCGAACTGACCGCCGAGCACGGATCCCTGGACATCTACGTGGTCAACCCCGGCTTCGGTGAGCACTCCTCGGAGGGCAACCGGTTCGTGGCGGTGGCGCCCGGCGGCCGGGTGGTCGCGCAGATGAAGGACCTGACCGCGACGGTGATCGGCTACCTCGACCCGGCCACCGGCCTGCTGCGCGGGCCCGCCGAGCTGCAGGAGGTGTCCTCGTGA
- a CDS encoding nuclear transport factor 2 family protein encodes MTIRQICLEVEFLMVYHTVVKAKVRAAFAEISKGNWESMVDSLAPQFSYTFYGEHALSGERHTHAAMRLWWERIDRVMPGPRFEVQDIVVAGWPWNTTVATSVRVRTPLPDGSYYENVVNQFMKMRWARIYEVRTLEDTVVLQRALDVVAASGIEEAHAAPITDADAAGRTARA; translated from the coding sequence GTGACGATACGTCAGATCTGCCTGGAGGTCGAGTTTCTGATGGTCTACCACACGGTTGTCAAAGCCAAGGTCCGCGCCGCATTCGCCGAGATCAGCAAGGGGAACTGGGAGTCCATGGTGGATTCCCTCGCGCCGCAGTTCAGTTACACCTTCTACGGTGAGCACGCACTCTCCGGGGAGCGCCACACGCACGCCGCGATGCGGCTCTGGTGGGAGCGGATCGACCGGGTCATGCCCGGACCCCGGTTCGAGGTGCAGGACATCGTGGTCGCCGGCTGGCCGTGGAACACCACGGTCGCCACCAGTGTGCGTGTACGGACCCCGCTCCCCGACGGTTCGTACTACGAGAATGTGGTGAACCAGTTCATGAAGATGCGCTGGGCACGGATATACGAGGTCCGCACCCTTGAGGACACCGTGGTGCTGCAGCGCGCGCTCGACGTGGTCGCCGCGTCCGGGATCGAGGAGGCGCACGCCGCCCCGATCACCGATGCCGACGCGGCCGGGCGGACCGCCCGGGCCTGA